A DNA window from Coffea arabica cultivar ET-39 chromosome 6c, Coffea Arabica ET-39 HiFi, whole genome shotgun sequence contains the following coding sequences:
- the LOC113692933 gene encoding ribulose-1,5 bisphosphate carboxylase/oxygenase large subunit N-methyltransferase, chloroplastic-like isoform X1: MEVNQAYISPNTAETDDEISFVLDLSENDPLFQKKKKLLEDVGFDPKGSVALNIASNPDHLKHVLDMMLKCARVINLNEIELYFGGADFSNLVDFNSPRNELEALHSVLRLIDCSISNGKVKNKNSLQEIRNATVNMIDELGHKYGEETKVVQDSSCEKEQCLLQWGKSNGLHTKLEIAYVEGAGRGAIAKEDLKIGDIALEVPVSLVISENLVFETDMFPILEKIEGISSETMLLLWSMKEKHNSNSNFKLYFDTLPAVFNTGLSFGVNAIMALDGTILLEEIVQAKEHLRNQYEQLFPVLYENYPDVFPPELYTWEQFLWACELWYSNSMKIMFSDGKLRTCLIPVAGFLNHSTCPHITHYGKVDPLTDSVKFPLSRPCNAGEQCFLTYGNFSSSHLLTFYGFLPRQKNPYDVIPLDIDIAQDEDCEDAGRMSDWDSHMVRGTWFSRNNGIFNYGLAPPLLDHFRRARGPISRTKTHDSLEIEVEILNDLRSTFEGMMESLGGEELDDRDSCSWDVKLAMDFKDLQRRIVSSIITSCDAGCKLLEYELSRCSE; this comes from the exons ATGGAGGTTAACCAG GCGTATATATCCCCCAATACTGCAGAGACTGATGATGAGATCTCATTTGTTCTTGATCTTTCTGAGAATGATCCTTTGTTCCAGAAGAAaaag AAATTACTGGAAGACGTAGGCTTTGATCCAAAGGGAAGTGTTGCCTTGAATATTGCCTCCAATCCTGATCACTTGAAGCATGTCCTGGACATGATGCTTAAGTGTGCCAGAGTCATAAACTTGAATGAG ATTGAACTGTATTTTGGGGGAGCAGATTTCTCTAATCTGGTGGATTTTAATAGTCCAAGGAATGAGTTGGAAGCTCTACATTCTGTTCTTAGACTCATTGATTGTTCAATTTCCAATGGTAAAGTCAAGAATAAAAATTCACTGCAAGAGATACGCAATGCAACAGTTAATATGATAGATGAACTTGGGCACAAGTATGGAGAGGAAACTAAAGTTGTTCAAGACTCCAGTTGTGAAAAAGAGCAATGTCTACTGCAGTGGGGCAAAAGTAATGGTCTCCACACAAAATTGGAGATAGCTT ATGTTGAAGGAGCTGGAAGAGGAGCTATCGCTAAAGAAGATCTGAAAATTGGGGACATTGCTCTAGAGGTCCCTGTGTCTTTGGTCATTTCCGAGAACCTGGTTTTTGAAACTGACATG TTTCCAATATTGGAGAAAATTGAGGGGATTTCTTCAGAGACAATGCTATTGTTATGGAGCATGAAGGAGAAACACAACAGCAATTCCAATTTCAAGTTATATTTCGATACGTTGCCTGCAGTGTTTAATACag GATTGAGCTTTGGGGTCAATGCCATCATGGCTTTAGATGGAACTATCTTATTGGAAGAGATAGTACAAGCAAAAGAG CACTTACGTAACCAATATGAACAGTTATTTCCTGTCCTATATGAGAATTATCCTGACGTATTTCCACCAGAGCTTTATACATGGGAGCAGTTTCTCTGGGCTTGTGAGCTCTGGTACTCCAACAGCATGAAGATTATGTTCAGTGATGGAAAGCTAAGGACCTGCTTAATTCCTGTTGCTGGATTCCTGAACCACTCA ACGTGTCCACACATAACGCACTATGGGAAAGTAGATCCATTGACAGATTCTGTAAAATTTCCTTTGTCAAGGCCTTGCAATGCAGGAGAGCAATGCTTTCTTACCTATGGAAATTTCTCCAGCTCACATTTACTTACTTTTTATGGCTTTTTGCCACGACAAAAAAATCCTTATGATGTTATTCCGCTTG ATATTGATATTGCCCAAGATGAAGATTGTGAGGATGCAGGGCGCATGTCTGATTGGGACAGTCACATGGTGCGGGGCACCTGGTTCTCAAGGAACAATGGGATTTTCAATTATGGTTTGGCACCTCCATTGCTTGATCACTTTCGAAGGGCTCGGGGGCCTATCTCACGAACAAAGACCCAC GATAGCCTGGAAATTGAAGTTGAAATACTCAACGACCTTCGCTCTACCTTTGAAGGTATGATGGAGTCCCTCGGTGGAGAAGAGCTTGATGACAG GGACAGTTGCAGTTGGGATGTAAAGCTTGCAATGGATTTCAAAGACTTACAGAGGAGAATTGTCTCCTCAATCATAACTTCATGTGACGCTGGTTGCAAGTTGTTGGAATACGAACTGAGCAGATGCTCAGAATAG
- the LOC113692933 gene encoding uncharacterized protein isoform X2, whose amino-acid sequence MMLKCARVINLNEIELYFGGADFSNLVDFNSPRNELEALHSVLRLIDCSISNGKVKNKNSLQEIRNATVNMIDELGHKYGEETKVVQDSSCEKEQCLLQWGKSNGLHTKLEIAYVEGAGRGAIAKEDLKIGDIALEVPVSLVISENLVFETDMFPILEKIEGISSETMLLLWSMKEKHNSNSNFKLYFDTLPAVFNTGLSFGVNAIMALDGTILLEEIVQAKEHLRNQYEQLFPVLYENYPDVFPPELYTWEQFLWACELWYSNSMKIMFSDGKLRTCLIPVAGFLNHSTCPHITHYGKVDPLTDSVKFPLSRPCNAGEQCFLTYGNFSSSHLLTFYGFLPRQKNPYDVIPLDIDIAQDEDCEDAGRMSDWDSHMVRGTWFSRNNGIFNYGLAPPLLDHFRRARGPISRTKTHDSLEIEVEILNDLRSTFEGMMESLGGEELDDRDSCSWDVKLAMDFKDLQRRIVSSIITSCDAGCKLLEYELSRCSE is encoded by the exons ATGATGCTTAAGTGTGCCAGAGTCATAAACTTGAATGAG ATTGAACTGTATTTTGGGGGAGCAGATTTCTCTAATCTGGTGGATTTTAATAGTCCAAGGAATGAGTTGGAAGCTCTACATTCTGTTCTTAGACTCATTGATTGTTCAATTTCCAATGGTAAAGTCAAGAATAAAAATTCACTGCAAGAGATACGCAATGCAACAGTTAATATGATAGATGAACTTGGGCACAAGTATGGAGAGGAAACTAAAGTTGTTCAAGACTCCAGTTGTGAAAAAGAGCAATGTCTACTGCAGTGGGGCAAAAGTAATGGTCTCCACACAAAATTGGAGATAGCTT ATGTTGAAGGAGCTGGAAGAGGAGCTATCGCTAAAGAAGATCTGAAAATTGGGGACATTGCTCTAGAGGTCCCTGTGTCTTTGGTCATTTCCGAGAACCTGGTTTTTGAAACTGACATG TTTCCAATATTGGAGAAAATTGAGGGGATTTCTTCAGAGACAATGCTATTGTTATGGAGCATGAAGGAGAAACACAACAGCAATTCCAATTTCAAGTTATATTTCGATACGTTGCCTGCAGTGTTTAATACag GATTGAGCTTTGGGGTCAATGCCATCATGGCTTTAGATGGAACTATCTTATTGGAAGAGATAGTACAAGCAAAAGAG CACTTACGTAACCAATATGAACAGTTATTTCCTGTCCTATATGAGAATTATCCTGACGTATTTCCACCAGAGCTTTATACATGGGAGCAGTTTCTCTGGGCTTGTGAGCTCTGGTACTCCAACAGCATGAAGATTATGTTCAGTGATGGAAAGCTAAGGACCTGCTTAATTCCTGTTGCTGGATTCCTGAACCACTCA ACGTGTCCACACATAACGCACTATGGGAAAGTAGATCCATTGACAGATTCTGTAAAATTTCCTTTGTCAAGGCCTTGCAATGCAGGAGAGCAATGCTTTCTTACCTATGGAAATTTCTCCAGCTCACATTTACTTACTTTTTATGGCTTTTTGCCACGACAAAAAAATCCTTATGATGTTATTCCGCTTG ATATTGATATTGCCCAAGATGAAGATTGTGAGGATGCAGGGCGCATGTCTGATTGGGACAGTCACATGGTGCGGGGCACCTGGTTCTCAAGGAACAATGGGATTTTCAATTATGGTTTGGCACCTCCATTGCTTGATCACTTTCGAAGGGCTCGGGGGCCTATCTCACGAACAAAGACCCAC GATAGCCTGGAAATTGAAGTTGAAATACTCAACGACCTTCGCTCTACCTTTGAAGGTATGATGGAGTCCCTCGGTGGAGAAGAGCTTGATGACAG GGACAGTTGCAGTTGGGATGTAAAGCTTGCAATGGATTTCAAAGACTTACAGAGGAGAATTGTCTCCTCAATCATAACTTCATGTGACGCTGGTTGCAAGTTGTTGGAATACGAACTGAGCAGATGCTCAGAATAG